A DNA window from Shewanella baltica contains the following coding sequences:
- a CDS encoding IucA/IucC family C-terminal-domain containing protein, translating to MASQRGDTRLQLLRDTSLSHDGLNHTILTLNQLLHQRAPFYGEHLNATSSPTGLSFDEWSCADTYQTLLARFAIAHPSAKTQTETKTETETDKTAATSRATAFASKSALVSKNAAASRKDTRKALHSLWGQWYFGLLVPPMMEWIFNAPQTDLESIHWQPQSIFMQVHPSGRVAKFECNIAKHQPNTALTFKKYHGIVPLCQTNTKSSFKTGTKVHSPLTSYKPPVDKELALQGLILNLLQPSVERLLTLSPVPVKLYWSHLGYLIHWYLGELGLTEQYSQQLKQALFRRTTFLDGSTNPLYNSINLLIEPEQDSATPNTVARIVTSTASRSKPSPKIHCIRRTCCLRYQLANTGQCHDCPLLSRAKVNVNAAKQT from the coding sequence ATGGCAAGCCAACGAGGAGACACTAGACTGCAACTCTTGCGCGATACCTCGCTCAGCCACGACGGTTTGAATCACACCATTTTGACACTCAATCAGCTGTTACATCAGCGGGCGCCCTTTTATGGCGAGCACCTTAATGCAACGTCCTCACCCACGGGACTCAGTTTCGATGAGTGGAGCTGCGCCGATACCTATCAAACACTGCTAGCGCGTTTTGCCATAGCGCACCCTAGCGCCAAAACGCAGACTGAAACTAAAACCGAAACCGAGACGGATAAAACTGCTGCAACCAGCCGAGCCACTGCTTTCGCCAGTAAAAGCGCTTTGGTCAGTAAAAACGCTGCGGCCAGCAGAAAAGACACTCGTAAAGCGCTGCATTCACTTTGGGGCCAATGGTATTTCGGCCTCTTAGTCCCGCCTATGATGGAATGGATTTTCAATGCCCCACAAACTGACTTAGAATCCATCCACTGGCAGCCACAGTCCATTTTTATGCAGGTACACCCCAGTGGCCGAGTGGCCAAATTTGAATGTAACATCGCAAAACACCAGCCAAATACCGCTTTGACCTTTAAAAAATACCACGGCATCGTGCCACTTTGCCAAACCAACACTAAGTCAAGTTTCAAGACAGGCACTAAGGTACACTCGCCATTAACCTCATATAAGCCGCCAGTTGATAAAGAACTCGCCCTACAAGGCCTTATCTTAAACTTACTGCAACCGAGTGTTGAGCGCCTGCTCACTCTGAGCCCCGTGCCCGTTAAATTATATTGGAGTCATTTAGGCTATCTGATCCACTGGTATCTTGGGGAGTTGGGACTCACTGAGCAGTACAGCCAGCAACTAAAACAAGCCCTGTTTCGCCGCACGACCTTTTTAGATGGCAGCACCAATCCGTTGTATAACAGCATTAACTTACTCATCGAACCTGAGCAAGACAGCGCAACACCGAACACAGTTGCGAGAATAGTAACGAGTACAGCATCGCGCTCAAAACCGAGTCCCAAAATCCACTGCATTCGCCGTACTTGCTGCTTGAGGTATCAACTCGCCAACACAGGCCAATGCCACGATTGCCCGCTGTTAAGTCGTGCAAAGGTTAACGTCAACGCCGCCAAGCAAACGTGA
- a CDS encoding DUF3800 domain-containing protein — protein MHFFYLDESGDSGANLNDQQQPIFVLGGLSVADKKWNNTKERLDAIISDYFNGNIPAGFEVHSHELLSPNGERFFAGHHINDRLALVRSLLGLVEELGHQVHFFAVEKSCLDQSQCQYQAVFDTKHPYLLSFDYLITYMNWHVKENLGQSARGMIVLDEKEEHHESVEAIIQNRRFEVPNNQKVKWIVEFSHPIDSRKNPMIQLSDLVVLCIRRFLEIEKGYKPNTPDVVKNFYSECYNLIDKRVKSKNIIERTGRNLNHLNDHLSRCQCKPRTQWRRAYGIQRN, from the coding sequence ATGCACTTTTTTTACCTAGACGAGAGTGGGGATTCAGGAGCGAATCTCAATGATCAACAGCAACCAATTTTTGTGTTGGGTGGCTTGAGCGTCGCTGACAAAAAATGGAATAACACCAAAGAAAGGCTAGATGCCATTATCAGCGATTATTTTAATGGGAATATTCCTGCCGGATTTGAAGTTCACTCTCATGAGTTACTTTCACCTAATGGGGAAAGATTCTTTGCTGGCCACCATATAAATGATCGTTTGGCGCTCGTAAGATCATTGCTGGGGTTAGTCGAAGAGCTTGGACACCAAGTGCACTTCTTTGCAGTAGAGAAATCCTGCCTTGATCAATCTCAGTGCCAATACCAAGCAGTATTCGATACAAAGCATCCCTATCTGCTGTCGTTCGATTATTTAATTACTTACATGAATTGGCATGTAAAAGAGAATCTTGGGCAATCTGCGAGAGGTATGATTGTACTTGATGAGAAAGAAGAGCATCACGAAAGCGTTGAGGCAATCATCCAAAATCGTCGATTTGAAGTCCCAAACAACCAAAAGGTAAAGTGGATTGTTGAGTTTAGCCACCCAATCGACTCTCGTAAAAATCCAATGATTCAGTTATCTGATCTTGTAGTGCTTTGTATTCGAAGATTTTTGGAGATTGAAAAAGGATATAAGCCAAATACTCCTGATGTTGTAAAAAACTTCTATTCGGAGTGCTACAACCTAATTGATAAAAGGGTTAAAAGTAAAAATATAATTGAGCGAACTGGTAGAAATCTGAATCATCTAAATGATCATTTATCTAGATGTCAGTGTAAGCCAAGAACACAATGGCGGCGTGCATATGGCATACAGCGCAACTAA
- a CDS encoding GNAT family N-acetyltransferase produces the protein MASQFSSHCLTQLSAITSINGFQFRALDLKQDLPTLQSWFNQEYAQFWGMQGLNLTAIENLMAATQHKFALIGEWQGKSLFMVELYDPAHDEIGHHYRVAPGDCGMHLIIAPPDGSPINGLSFKVMDAIAQLVLEKLAFNRLVVEPDQLNSKIHRLNSRVGIRYEKAIQLSTKAAFLGFCTAADRQLASNTPSSTGLAQTTSALPSTLAAPVTSPMTLSTL, from the coding sequence ATGGCGAGTCAATTTAGCAGCCATTGTTTAACGCAGCTATCAGCTATTACAAGCATCAATGGTTTCCAGTTCAGAGCGTTAGATCTCAAGCAAGACTTGCCAACACTACAGTCTTGGTTTAACCAAGAGTACGCGCAGTTTTGGGGCATGCAGGGCTTGAATCTCACCGCCATAGAGAACCTTATGGCAGCAACGCAGCATAAGTTTGCCTTGATAGGTGAGTGGCAGGGCAAATCACTCTTTATGGTGGAGCTCTACGATCCCGCCCACGATGAAATCGGTCACCACTATCGTGTTGCACCGGGGGATTGCGGTATGCACCTGATTATCGCGCCGCCCGATGGCAGCCCAATCAACGGCTTATCCTTCAAAGTGATGGATGCGATAGCGCAGCTCGTGCTTGAAAAATTGGCCTTTAACCGCCTAGTGGTTGAACCCGATCAACTCAATAGCAAAATTCATCGCTTAAATAGCCGAGTGGGCATTCGCTATGAAAAAGCGATTCAGTTAAGCACTAAAGCCGCGTTCCTCGGATTTTGCACTGCGGCCGATCGCCAGCTGGCATCGAACACACCCTCTTCGACAGGCTTAGCCCAGACAACCTCAGCGCTGCCAAGCACGCTCGCAGCGCCCGTAACCTCTCCCATGACATTATCGACTCTTTAG
- a CDS encoding IucA/IucC family protein codes for MNLPTKALLMDPLTTQDHQTHAAATQLTPSLSTTSTSMPEHLTPAYWQAANRHLVKKILCEFTHEKIITPTLYGQKAGLNHYELRLKDSTYYFSARHYQLDHLAIDADSIRVSVAGQEQALDGMSLIISLKNDLGISETLLPTYLEEITSTLYSKAYKLAHQAIPAATLARADYQSIEAGMTEGHPVFIANNGRIGFDMQDYRQFAPESAMPMQLVWLGVRKSKTTFAALENLSHDALLKEELGQQFTDFQQHLKTQQHDPQDFYFMPVHPWQWREKIARVFAGDIARGDLVYLGEGSEQYQVQQSIRTFFNLSSPQKCYVKTALSILNMGFMRGLSPLYMSCTPQINAWVANLVESDPYFTQQGFVILKEIAAIGYHHHYYEQALTQDSAYKKMLSALWRESPLPHIAPKQNLMTMAALLHTDHEDKALISALITASGLSAKDWLNRYLNLYLSPLLHAFFAYDLVFMPHGENLILVLDEYVPVKILMKDIGEEVAVLNGTSPLPDDVKRLAVSLEEDMKLNYILLDIFDCIFRYLAPLLDEQTSVSESQFWELVADNVRDYQAQHPHLAAKFAQYDLFKDSFVRTCLNRIQLNNNQQMIDLADREKNLRFAGGIDNPLAAFRQSHAFKRPKLGSAESKTR; via the coding sequence ATGAACTTACCCACAAAAGCCTTACTAATGGATCCATTGACAACGCAGGATCATCAAACTCACGCAGCGGCGACTCAACTCACCCCTTCGCTATCGACAACCTCAACTTCTATGCCGGAGCACTTGACCCCCGCCTATTGGCAAGCGGCTAATCGGCATTTAGTGAAGAAAATTCTCTGCGAATTCACCCACGAGAAAATCATCACGCCGACCCTATACGGGCAAAAGGCGGGGCTTAACCACTATGAACTGCGGCTCAAAGACAGCACTTACTATTTTAGTGCGCGGCACTATCAGCTCGATCATCTTGCTATCGATGCAGATTCCATCCGCGTTTCAGTCGCAGGACAAGAGCAAGCCCTTGATGGGATGTCGCTGATCATTTCCCTTAAAAATGACTTAGGGATCAGCGAAACCTTACTGCCCACGTATTTAGAGGAAATCACTAGCACCCTCTACAGCAAGGCGTACAAGTTAGCGCATCAGGCGATCCCCGCCGCCACGCTGGCGCGAGCCGATTATCAGAGCATAGAAGCGGGTATGACTGAAGGCCATCCGGTGTTTATTGCCAATAACGGCCGGATTGGCTTCGATATGCAGGATTACCGCCAATTTGCCCCAGAAAGTGCGATGCCGATGCAGTTAGTCTGGCTTGGCGTGCGCAAGAGTAAGACCACGTTTGCCGCCCTCGAAAACTTGAGTCACGACGCGTTACTCAAGGAGGAGCTTGGCCAGCAGTTCACTGATTTTCAGCAGCATCTTAAAACCCAGCAGCATGATCCACAGGACTTCTACTTTATGCCTGTGCATCCTTGGCAGTGGCGTGAAAAAATCGCCCGCGTCTTTGCCGGCGACATCGCCCGCGGCGATCTGGTTTACCTTGGCGAAGGTAGCGAACAGTACCAAGTACAGCAATCGATACGCACTTTCTTCAATCTTTCATCGCCACAAAAGTGCTATGTCAAAACCGCGCTTTCCATCTTAAATATGGGCTTTATGCGCGGCCTATCGCCCCTATACATGAGCTGCACACCGCAAATTAATGCGTGGGTGGCGAACTTGGTTGAGAGCGACCCTTACTTTACTCAGCAAGGGTTTGTGATCCTTAAAGAAATTGCCGCCATAGGTTACCACCACCATTATTACGAGCAGGCACTCACCCAAGACAGCGCCTACAAAAAAATGCTCTCTGCCCTATGGCGCGAAAGCCCACTGCCGCACATTGCGCCTAAGCAAAATCTGATGACCATGGCCGCCCTGCTGCACACAGATCATGAAGATAAAGCGCTGATTTCGGCCTTGATAACGGCCTCAGGCTTGTCAGCAAAAGACTGGCTGAACCGTTACCTCAACTTGTATTTATCGCCCTTATTGCACGCGTTTTTTGCCTACGATCTGGTCTTTATGCCCCACGGTGAAAACCTGATCTTAGTGCTGGATGAATATGTGCCGGTCAAGATTTTAATGAAAGACATAGGCGAAGAAGTCGCGGTACTGAATGGCACCTCGCCGCTGCCTGATGATGTAAAACGCCTTGCGGTAAGCCTTGAAGAAGATATGAAGCTTAACTACATCTTACTGGATATTTTTGACTGTATTTTCCGCTATTTAGCACCGCTGTTAGATGAGCAAACCAGTGTCAGTGAAAGCCAATTCTGGGAATTAGTGGCGGACAATGTACGTGACTACCAAGCTCAACATCCACATTTGGCCGCCAAGTTTGCCCAATACGATCTGTTTAAGGACAGCTTTGTACGCACCTGCCTCAATCGTATCCAATTGAATAACAACCAACAAATGATAGATCTAGCCGACAGGGAGAAAAACCTACGCTTCGCTGGCGGTATCGACAATCCCTTGGCGGCCTTTAGGCAAAGCCATGCCTTTAAGCGCCCCAAACTTGGCAGCGCTGAGTCGAAAACACGTTAA
- a CDS encoding TonB-dependent siderophore receptor has protein sequence MELKITIMKTFPLSSIALVCRQAIVNPKLLLCSAMLASVPHAVADTVDADGKTKKHQKEIEIINVIGAKDLHDNRYKTQAMNTATGLDLSYLETPQSVTSITRQMMNDQQLNSVIDAMTSVAGINARPMDNDRYSISARGIAVTSILYDGVPTTYDTRFNYGDNLIDTAIYERVEVVRGATGLMTGAGNPSAAINLIRKRPTQEFMGSTSVSVGSWNNVRGMVDLSSGLNDSGSVRGRVVAAYQDKDSFQDRYEQQRTTLYGIVETDIGDSTLFTLGVDYQDATPSGTMSGGLPLFYSDGSRTNYDRATSTAPDWGSAHTQGLNTFASLEHRFDNGWNLKGTYTYGDNSLEFDVLWAMGYPDPVTNIGATAGSIAYVDGSRTQHNVDLRAEGQFQLFGQEHQLMFGWNGQRQEFANPYYYPTAAVPPLGDFRDPNFQYPKPQWQDTSDTGSSGETKQSAAYVATQLNLSDALAVLVGLRLNEWETDQDNFKSLYNFNISNELTTYFGLTYALTEQYSLYASYTDIFAPQTKQRIDKSYLDPVKGKNYEGGIKASLFDEALDMSLSVFEIKQDNIGVDTRTRIPGTTIPVYREVDGTNTRGFEFEATGKITDDWNVYLGYTQFTTEDPKGKRINTTSPRQQLKLFTTYTFGGDWHKLQIGAGVNWQSRVYQDADKPVGNGIDTIRVEVEQGSYALASLMASYAFTEQLKLSANLHNALDKSYYSQVGQYSQFQYGTPRSASLTLDYRF, from the coding sequence ATGGAATTAAAGATCACCATTATGAAGACTTTCCCTCTCTCCAGCATCGCACTCGTCTGCAGACAAGCCATCGTTAACCCAAAGCTATTGCTGTGCTCAGCCATGTTAGCCAGTGTGCCCCATGCCGTAGCAGACACTGTGGATGCGGATGGTAAAACCAAGAAGCACCAAAAAGAGATTGAAATCATCAATGTCATTGGCGCTAAGGATTTACACGACAATCGCTATAAAACCCAAGCGATGAACACAGCGACAGGGCTCGATTTATCCTATTTAGAAACGCCGCAGTCGGTCACGTCTATCACCCGCCAAATGATGAACGATCAACAGCTTAATAGCGTGATTGATGCCATGACCAGCGTTGCCGGGATTAATGCTCGCCCTATGGATAACGATAGATACAGCATTAGTGCCCGCGGCATTGCCGTGACCAGTATACTGTACGATGGCGTACCCACCACCTACGACACCCGCTTCAACTATGGCGATAACCTTATCGACACCGCCATCTATGAACGAGTTGAAGTGGTACGCGGCGCGACGGGACTCATGACGGGAGCCGGTAATCCATCGGCGGCCATTAACCTTATCCGTAAGCGCCCAACTCAAGAGTTTATGGGCAGCACATCGGTAAGTGTGGGCTCATGGAATAATGTGCGCGGTATGGTCGATCTTTCGAGCGGCTTAAATGACTCAGGGTCGGTGCGCGGTCGCGTAGTAGCCGCCTATCAGGATAAGGATTCGTTCCAAGACAGATACGAGCAACAGCGCACCACGTTATACGGCATAGTCGAAACCGATATTGGCGATAGCACCTTGTTCACCCTAGGGGTTGATTACCAAGATGCCACACCGAGCGGTACTATGTCGGGCGGTTTACCGCTATTTTACAGTGACGGCAGCCGCACTAACTATGATCGCGCCACTTCAACGGCGCCCGATTGGGGCTCGGCGCATACCCAAGGCCTCAACACCTTTGCAAGTCTCGAGCACAGATTTGATAATGGCTGGAACCTAAAAGGGACTTACACCTATGGCGATAACTCATTGGAGTTCGATGTGCTATGGGCCATGGGTTATCCCGATCCTGTAACCAATATAGGCGCAACAGCAGGCTCTATCGCCTATGTCGACGGCAGTCGCACCCAACACAATGTGGATTTACGCGCCGAAGGACAATTCCAACTCTTTGGTCAAGAACATCAATTGATGTTTGGCTGGAATGGTCAGCGACAAGAGTTCGCCAATCCCTATTATTACCCCACTGCTGCAGTACCACCACTAGGTGATTTTCGCGATCCGAACTTCCAGTACCCTAAACCTCAATGGCAAGATACCTCAGACACAGGCTCATCTGGCGAAACCAAACAGAGTGCAGCCTATGTGGCGACGCAGCTTAATCTCAGCGACGCCTTAGCAGTCCTCGTCGGATTACGCCTCAATGAGTGGGAAACCGACCAAGATAACTTTAAAAGCCTATACAATTTCAACATCAGCAACGAACTCACCACTTACTTCGGCCTCACATACGCTCTGACCGAGCAATATTCGCTTTATGCCAGCTATACCGACATTTTTGCGCCGCAAACTAAACAAAGAATCGATAAAAGCTATCTAGATCCGGTCAAAGGGAAAAACTACGAAGGTGGGATTAAGGCGAGCCTATTCGATGAGGCTTTAGATATGTCGTTGTCGGTGTTTGAGATCAAGCAAGATAACATAGGCGTAGACACTCGCACACGCATTCCTGGCACCACCATCCCTGTGTACAGAGAAGTCGATGGTACGAACACTCGAGGTTTCGAGTTCGAAGCGACGGGTAAAATCACTGATGACTGGAATGTTTACTTAGGCTACACCCAGTTCACCACCGAAGATCCTAAGGGCAAGCGCATCAATACCACGTCACCACGTCAGCAGTTAAAACTCTTCACCACTTATACCTTTGGTGGTGATTGGCATAAATTGCAAATTGGTGCAGGGGTTAACTGGCAGAGCCGCGTCTACCAAGATGCCGATAAACCTGTAGGCAATGGTATAGACACGATTAGAGTCGAAGTCGAGCAAGGCTCCTATGCACTGGCGAGTCTGATGGCAAGTTACGCCTTCACCGAGCAACTTAAGCTTAGCGCCAACCTGCACAACGCCTTAGATAAAAGCTACTACAGCCAAGTCGGTCAATACAGTCAATTCCAATACGGTACGCCGCGCAGTGCCAGCTTAACCTTGGACTATCGCTTCTAA
- the xthA gene encoding exodeoxyribonuclease III, whose product MKIVSFNINGLRARLHQLQALIDSHQPDIIGLQETKVHDEAFPLADVEAMGYQVHYHGGKAHYGVAMLSKVAPEKLQKGFPTDDEDAQRRMIIGTFAQANGRPLTVFNGYFPQGESIDHPTKYPAKRKFYQDLMHYLQTNHSNDEDIAIIGDINISPTDLDIGIGEVNRKRWLKTGKCSFQPEEREWLKTLQDWGLVDTFRQLHPERIERYSWFDYRSKGFDDNRGLRIDVILATPSLAARLVESDVDYDLRGIDKPSDHAPIWSKFKEA is encoded by the coding sequence ATGAAAATAGTGTCCTTTAACATCAATGGTCTGCGCGCGCGCTTGCATCAATTACAAGCCTTAATCGACAGCCACCAGCCCGACATTATCGGCCTGCAAGAAACCAAAGTGCACGACGAAGCGTTTCCATTAGCCGACGTCGAAGCCATGGGATATCAAGTGCATTACCACGGCGGCAAGGCCCACTATGGCGTTGCTATGTTGTCTAAAGTCGCGCCAGAAAAGCTGCAAAAAGGTTTTCCAACCGATGACGAAGATGCCCAGCGCCGCATGATTATCGGCACTTTTGCCCAAGCGAATGGTCGTCCGTTAACCGTATTCAACGGCTATTTCCCCCAGGGCGAAAGCATAGACCACCCAACAAAATATCCTGCTAAACGTAAGTTTTATCAGGACTTAATGCACTACTTGCAGACAAATCACAGCAACGATGAAGATATCGCCATCATAGGTGATATCAATATTTCGCCGACCGATTTAGACATAGGTATTGGTGAAGTCAATCGTAAGCGATGGCTGAAAACGGGTAAATGTAGCTTCCAACCGGAAGAGCGTGAGTGGTTAAAAACCTTGCAAGACTGGGGTTTAGTCGACACTTTCCGTCAATTACACCCAGAGCGCATCGAACGTTATTCTTGGTTCGATTACCGCAGCAAAGGTTTCGATGACAACCGCGGCCTGCGTATTGATGTGATTTTAGCAACACCTTCACTGGCAGCACGTTTAGTCGAATCCGATGTCGATTACGATCTTCGCGGCATAGATAAACCCTCAGACCACGCGCCCATTTGGAGCAAGTTTAAAGAGGCCTAA
- a CDS encoding septation protein A has protein sequence MKQLLDFLPLVIFFAVYKFFDIYIASGALIAATALQLIVTYALYKKLEKMHLITFAMVTVFGTLTLVFHDDSFIKWKVTIIYSLFAIALGVSQLLNKSILKSMLGKEMQVEDKIWARVTWYWVVFFASCGLVNIYVAFSLPLETWVNFKVFGLTALTLINTVLTVFYLYKHLPEDQRKELK, from the coding sequence ATGAAACAACTGCTTGATTTCCTGCCCCTCGTCATCTTTTTTGCTGTCTATAAATTTTTCGATATTTATATCGCCAGCGGCGCATTGATCGCAGCCACCGCGCTTCAATTAATCGTGACCTATGCGCTATATAAGAAACTTGAAAAGATGCACTTAATCACCTTTGCTATGGTGACAGTGTTTGGCACACTCACTTTAGTGTTTCACGATGATTCTTTTATCAAGTGGAAAGTGACCATTATCTATAGTTTGTTTGCTATCGCCTTAGGTGTCAGCCAATTGCTCAATAAATCGATATTAAAGTCGATGTTAGGCAAAGAAATGCAAGTAGAAGACAAGATTTGGGCTCGCGTAACTTGGTATTGGGTCGTCTTCTTCGCCAGCTGTGGCCTAGTCAATATCTATGTCGCCTTTAGTTTGCCATTAGAAACGTGGGTCAATTTTAAAGTGTTTGGTTTAACCGCTTTAACCTTAATTAATACTGTCCTGACCGTATTTTATCTTTATAAACACCTTCCCGAAGATCAACGCAAGGAACTCAAATAA
- a CDS encoding YciI family protein, whose product MWYMISAQDFENSLEKRLAARPAHLARLQALADEGRLLIAGPHPAIDSENPGDAGFSGSLVVADFESLVAAKHWADADPYIEAGVYKSVVVKPFKRVLP is encoded by the coding sequence ATGTGGTATATGATTTCAGCTCAAGATTTTGAGAACAGTTTAGAAAAACGTTTAGCCGCTCGCCCTGCCCATTTAGCTCGCCTGCAAGCCCTCGCCGATGAAGGTCGTTTACTGATCGCTGGCCCACATCCAGCCATTGACAGCGAAAACCCAGGTGATGCTGGCTTTAGTGGTTCACTGGTTGTCGCCGATTTTGAATCCTTAGTGGCAGCAAAACACTGGGCCGATGCCGATCCTTATATCGAAGCGGGCGTGTATAAAAGCGTGGTCGTTAAACCTTTCAAACGAGTCCTGCCCTAA
- a CDS encoding methyl-accepting chemotaxis protein has product MKQIQFRTIDAILIKFSLNGKFWVVCSMVALITAAVALVNYQHAHRNVEQASIARVQASVDTLAQVATAQKLEADDLSQFASQYGLTVTSRQSEAQRQGDKVTASASVSGMQALQLTQNVHEWEVDARSDANFMFWLALVGLLPLFQLSYWISTSLGGGLWDMYLAIKRLADGDLSFRLNFFGTDDFSLIAREIDRCADNMSEMVSAIGKNAQTLSLASDEFNQQAATSDELIGFQHQFLDSVAVAMAQMTSAIEEVSINASNTSLQTKENSTQMSASRGRISHTVDSIGLLSTKIGAAFSSVEQLSKDAASIDAVVTTINSISQQTNLLALNAAIEAARAGEQGRGFAVVADEVRTLAGRTQQATVEIQSMIEGLQSGTSRLSSITMEIVDQADEGRSAIIAVGDDVQGMAQSVNAVFDMSSQIAASAEEQSVAARDIAGQLNEIRHQSETIKQTAQRSVTLANDLHHASVELDGILKQYRTS; this is encoded by the coding sequence ATGAAACAAATCCAGTTTCGCACCATTGATGCCATATTGATCAAGTTCAGTCTCAACGGAAAGTTTTGGGTAGTGTGTTCTATGGTGGCGTTGATCACGGCCGCCGTGGCACTCGTCAACTATCAACACGCGCACCGAAACGTCGAGCAAGCTTCTATTGCCCGCGTTCAAGCAAGCGTCGATACCTTAGCGCAAGTTGCCACGGCGCAAAAGCTAGAGGCTGATGACTTATCACAATTTGCCAGTCAATACGGTTTAACCGTGACTTCAAGGCAAAGTGAAGCGCAGCGTCAAGGGGATAAAGTGACGGCCAGCGCCAGCGTGTCAGGCATGCAAGCCTTACAACTGACGCAGAATGTCCATGAGTGGGAAGTCGATGCGCGCAGCGATGCTAACTTTATGTTTTGGTTAGCATTAGTGGGATTATTGCCCTTATTCCAACTGAGCTATTGGATTTCAACCTCACTCGGCGGTGGCTTGTGGGATATGTACTTAGCCATCAAACGCTTAGCTGATGGTGATTTGAGCTTTAGATTAAACTTCTTTGGCACTGACGATTTCAGTTTGATTGCCCGCGAAATTGACCGCTGCGCCGATAACATGAGTGAAATGGTGTCGGCCATTGGTAAAAATGCACAAACCTTGTCATTAGCATCCGATGAATTTAATCAACAGGCGGCCACCAGTGATGAGCTGATTGGTTTCCAGCATCAATTCCTCGATTCCGTTGCTGTGGCGATGGCGCAAATGACTTCAGCGATTGAAGAAGTTTCTATCAACGCGAGCAACACTTCGCTGCAGACTAAAGAAAACTCAACCCAAATGTCGGCCAGCCGTGGGCGCATTAGCCACACAGTGGACAGTATTGGCTTACTTTCAACTAAGATTGGCGCAGCGTTTTCATCGGTGGAACAATTGTCTAAGGATGCGGCGAGTATCGATGCCGTGGTTACGACGATTAACAGTATTTCGCAGCAAACCAACTTGTTAGCCCTAAATGCGGCCATTGAAGCGGCCCGTGCCGGTGAGCAGGGGCGTGGTTTTGCCGTAGTCGCCGATGAAGTGCGCACCTTAGCGGGTCGAACTCAACAGGCCACGGTAGAAATTCAGTCTATGATTGAAGGCTTACAGTCTGGCACGAGTCGTTTATCTAGCATTACCATGGAGATAGTCGATCAGGCCGATGAAGGCCGCAGCGCGATTATCGCCGTCGGTGACGATGTTCAAGGTATGGCGCAATCGGTGAATGCGGTATTTGATATGAGCAGCCAAATTGCCGCTTCGGCGGAAGAGCAGAGTGTCGCCGCGCGCGATATTGCCGGACAATTGAATGAAATCCGCCATCAGTCGGAAACCATCAAACAAACGGCCCAGCGCAGTGTGACCTTAGCCAATGATCTGCACCATGCCTCGGTCGAGTTAGATGGCATTTTAAAGCAGTACCGCACGAGCTAA